From the genome of Corallococcus macrosporus DSM 14697:
ATGGCCAGATCCAGACACATCTCGACGACCTTGAAGACTACCCGCTCGATTTCGCCGCGTTGACCATCGACCGCAGGCGACGGGCAATCCGCTACACGGCGTCGCCGACGATATCAATCCCAGTCTATTGCCTCGCGACGGCGGGCCGCGCTCGCTTCGATTGGGACTACGCCCGCCTGCTCGGAAGCGGCCCCCACGAAATCGTATGGGATTACGCGCTCGCCCAGATTGCCGGCGTCTCCACCTACGGCCCGGCGACGGTTGTGTCGGGGCTCTATCGCGCCACGTCAGGGGCCACGCTGGTGGTCACCACGGCGGGAGTGGATGCCATTCTGCCGGAGCCCGTGCGTCACGACGGTCCACGCGAGTTGCCCCCAGGTGTCGATGCCGAGGCGTTGTTCCGCGAGACGGTGATTTCGATCCTCGACGCGCGCCCCCTTGACCCGCGGCGAACCGCGGTGGAGCTGAGCGGCGGCATGGACTCGGCGCTTACCGGCCTCGCCACGGCGCACGTGACTGGCGAAGGCGCGATGAGTCTGGGCGCGCAATTCGACGGCGCGATGGGGGAAGCGCAACGCGCGCGCCGCCTGCTGTTGTGCCGAGCTGGCGGCTTCGCCGACCTTTCCGTGCCGGCCGGGCGCTATGCCCCCTTCTCCCCGCGGAGCCTCCGGCGACGCCGCCATCAGGTGTGGCCCGAAGATGAGAACTACCCGGAGATCTTTGAAGCCGCATTTCACATGCTGCGCGCCGCGGGGATTGACACGCTCGTCTCGGGCTTCGGTGGGGACGAGCTCTATTTCGCCTATCAAGGCGAGGCCGGGGAGGATGGCGTCGCGGCCGAGCCGCCGCCGTGCACGTTCCTCACCGCCCGAGGCCTGGCGACCGCGCTCAGCGCGCGCAGCACGTATCCGTCAGCCTGGTTGCAGCAGACCTGTTGGCAAAGCGCCGCGAGCCAATCGCAGCGGGTGCTGCGGTACGGCCTATGGCCAGTCTATCCCTATCTGAACGTCGCCCTGGCGCGCTTTGTCTCACGCCTGCCCGCGGCATTCCGGCGCGACCGCCGCATCCTGCGACGGACGCTGACCCGGTGGCTGGGCAATCCAGTGTTCGAGACGGCGTACGTCAAGGAGAGCTTTGACCCGGTGGCGCGACGCGGCATCGCCGAAAACCGCGCCTGGCTGCAAGCGCTCGTCAGACACTCTCCGCTATCGCGCCACGCCGAGATCGACACCGCGGCGATCCTCGCGGCGCTCGACAGCGACATCGACCGCCTCGACCGGGCCCGCTACAACGCGCTGTTCCGGTTCCTCAAAATCGCCTGCTTCTTCCAGTCCGACCGCCCTCTCAACTGAGCAAATGCCAGACCCCGGGTATTGCCGCAAGCCCCCCGGGTCATGCTCCACCATCGGCCGTTTTGAACCAGAGCCGGAGGGCCGAGAAATGCACGCGGACGTGGAGACTCAGCACGCAGTGGTGATTGCTGGTGGGGGGCCGACCGGGCTGATGCTGGCGGCGGAGCTGGCGTTGGCGCGGGTGGACGTGGCCATCATCGAGCGGCGCTCAAGTCAGGAGGTCTCCGGCTCACGCGCGCGCGGCCTGCACGCGCGCAGCCTGGAGGTGCTCGATCAACGCGGGGTCGTCGAGCGCTTCACCTCGCAAGGGCAAGCGGTCCAGAACGTCGCGTTCGGTCAGGCGCCTCTGGACCTCAGCGACTTCCCGACGCGTCACAACCACGGGCTCGCGCTCTTGCAAGAGCGCTTCGAGCGCATCCTGGCGGGTTGGGTGGGCGAGCTGGCGGTGCCCATCTACCGGGGATGCGAGGTGACGGGCTTCGCGCAGGACGACACCGGCGTCGACGTCGAGCTGTCCGACGGCCGTGCGCTGCGGGCGAAGTACCTCGTCGGGTGCGACGGAGGTCGCAGCCTCGTCCGCAAGGCGGCAGGCATTGACTTTCCGGGGTGGGACGCGTCGATCAGCTACCTCATCGCCGAGGTCGAGATGACTGGAGCGCCGGCGTTCGGCATCCGCCGGGACGAGAAGGGCACCTACGCCATG
Proteins encoded in this window:
- a CDS encoding asparagine synthase, translating into MLHADLAFDDLAAPLGLVEGGFSIGQSQVRLVQHRMLRAVLLEGADRIVAIVLERFADDPEGLEHVVDATDGQIQTHLDDLEDYPLDFAALTIDRRRRAIRYTASPTISIPVYCLATAGRARFDWDYARLLGSGPHEIVWDYALAQIAGVSTYGPATVVSGLYRATSGATLVVTTAGVDAILPEPVRHDGPRELPPGVDAEALFRETVISILDARPLDPRRTAVELSGGMDSALTGLATAHVTGEGAMSLGAQFDGAMGEAQRARRLLLCRAGGFADLSVPAGRYAPFSPRSLRRRRHQVWPEDENYPEIFEAAFHMLRAAGIDTLVSGFGGDELYFAYQGEAGEDGVAAEPPPCTFLTARGLATALSARSTYPSAWLQQTCWQSAASQSQRVLRYGLWPVYPYLNVALARFVSRLPAAFRRDRRILRRTLTRWLGNPVFETAYVKESFDPVARRGIAENRAWLQALVRHSPLSRHAEIDTAAILAALDSDIDRLDRARYNALFRFLKIACFFQSDRPLN